The segment GAGATACGGTATGGCGCTCCATGAACTCGGACATGTCCAATTGAAGAAGTGCATCCTCGCTGCCAAACATAAACTCGGCCAGAGCCTTGGCCAGCTCTGTTTTGCCCACTCCGGTCGGGCCCAGGAAAAGGAACGAGCCGATCGGGCGCTTGGGGTTCTTGAGACCGGCCCGGGCACGCCTCACCGCCTTGGCCAGGGTTGTGATCGCTTCGTCCTGCCCGACAATGCGCTTGTGGAGAGCCTCTTCCATGCCCAGCAGACGCTCTGTCTCTTTGTTGGCCAGCTGCGTCACAGGGACGCCGGTCCACATAGAGACAATCTCGGCGATATCGTCTTCGGTCACAATCAGTTCGGCCGATTCGTTCGCCGTGGCCAGTCCAAGCTGGAGCTGCTCGATGCTCTGCCGCAGCTCACGCTCGTGCTCCCGAAGCTGACAGGCATCCTCATAGCGCCGTTCCTCAAGGGCCCGGTCCTTGGCCTGTTGCACCTCTTGCAGTCTCAGGAAGGCCGTCTTGACCGCCGCCGGTTGGAATGCCTTGTAGGTGCGCACGCGCGAGGCGGCTTCGTCGATCAGGTCGATCGCCTTGTCAGGCAAGAAACGGTCCGACACGTAGCGGGCCGCAAGGTGCGCCGCCGCTGTAACCGCAGCATCGGTGATGGTCAAGCGATGATATTCCTCATAGCGCGACCTGATGCCGCGCAGAATCGCCACCGTCTCCTCGACGGTCGGTTCGGCAACCATCACCGGCTGGAAACGCCGTTCCAAAGCCGGGTCGCTCTCAATGTGCTTGCGGTACTCACCCATCGTGGTGGCACCGATGCACTGAAGCTCACCGCGGGCCAGAGCTGGCTTGAGAATGTTGGCCGCGTCGACAGGTGATCCGGCCGCACCAGCGCCGACGATCATATGCAGCTCGTCGATGAAGAGAATACTCTTGGTCTTGCGTATCTCGTCGATGACCTTCTTGAGCCGCTCTTCAAACTGACCGCGGTACATCGTGCCGGCAACCAGCGAGCCGACGTCGAGCATCACCACCCGCTTGCCTTGCAGCCGTTCGGGGACCTCGCCACTCACAATGCGTTGTGCCAGACCCTCGACGATCGCCGATTTCCCCACGCCCGGCTCGCCGATAAGGGCCGGGTTGTTCTTGGTACGGCGGGCAAGAATCTGCACCACCCGTTCGATTTCTTTCTGACGGCCAATTACCGGGTCGAGCTTGCCCTGGCGCGCCGCTTCGGTCAGGTCGGTGCCCAACTGCTCCACCAGAGACTGCCCCTTGCCGCCTTCCTTAGCCACGGGGCCTTGAGCTCCAACCAATTGCATCTGACGCAGAGTCTCCTGCCTGACCTTTTCCAGGTCCAGGCCGAGGCCTTCCAGAATCCCGGCAGCGATACCCTGACCCTCACGCGCCAGGCCCAGCAGCAGGTGCTCGGTACCGATGAATCCATGGCCCAATCGGCGGGCCTCGTCCATAGCCAGTTCGAGCACGCGCTTGGTCCGCGGTGCCAGCTCGATTGGAGAAGCCAGAACTTGATCCGCCTGTCCCAGCGTCTCGGCTACCATGCGGCGGACCTGGTCAATGCTCACGCCCATCTGCGTGAGTACTTTGCAGGCAATGCCCTGCTCCTCGCGCAGCAGCCCCAGCAGCAGGTGCTCTGTGCCAATCCAGCGGTGGCCCAGTTGGTGCGCTTCTTCCTGCGCAAACACCAGTGCCTGGCGAGCTCTTTTGGTGAATCGGTCCAGTTTGTCTGACACCTGAGGTTCCTATCTGCGGAGAGTAACCGGCCCACACTGC is part of the Chloroflexi bacterium ADurb.Bin180 genome and harbors:
- the clpC_2 gene encoding Negative regulator of genetic competence ClpC/MecB; this translates as MSDKLDRFTKRARQALVFAQEEAHQLGHRWIGTEHLLLGLLREEQGIACKVLTQMGVSIDQVRRMVAETLGQADQVLASPIELAPRTKRVLELAMDEARRLGHGFIGTEHLLLGLAREGQGIAAGILEGLGLDLEKVRQETLRQMQLVGAQGPVAKEGGKGQSLVEQLGTDLTEAARQGKLDPVIGRQKEIERVVQILARRTKNNPALIGEPGVGKSAIVEGLAQRIVSGEVPERLQGKRVVMLDVGSLVAGTMYRGQFEERLKKVIDEIRKTKSILFIDELHMIVGAGAAGSPVDAANILKPALARGELQCIGATTMGEYRKHIESDPALERRFQPVMVAEPTVEETVAILRGIRSRYEEYHRLTITDAAVTAAAHLAARYVSDRFLPDKAIDLIDEAASRVRTYKAFQPAAVKTAFLRLQEVQQAKDRALEERRYEDACQLREHERELRQSIEQLQLGLATANESAELIVTEDDIAEIVSMWTGVPVTQLANKETERLLGMEEALHKRIVGQDEAITTLAKAVRRARAGLKNPKRPIGSFLFLGPTGVGKTELAKALAEFMFGSEDALLQLDMSEFMERHTVSRLVGAPPGYVGYEEAGQLTEAVRRRPYCVVCFDEIEKAHNEAFNILLQIMEDGHLSDAKGRQVDFRNAVIIMTSNVGVELLARETAIGFAVKVDDAKSAETAHDRMRDKLLGELKRTFRPEFLNRVDNVVVFHALSEEHIRKIVDIVVRQVGDRIREQGLALELTVNARDVLAKEGYSPQYGARPLRRTIEQRIEDPLCEGLLSGSFKAGDTVVVDAEGDQVVLRVREPTAAAENQIAEPVSQTD